A genomic region of Leptospira stimsonii contains the following coding sequences:
- the purM gene encoding phosphoribosylformylglycinamidine cyclo-ligase gives MDPVFFCVQGFDLFQAILKRAGILRMEEKITYKSAGVDTEKGREFVQKIKRNVESTHGPRVLGGLGGFAGAFDVSFLKKYNQPVLLSGTDGVGTKIELARLLNTFNTVGIDLVAMCVNDILVCGGEPLFFLDYIACGKLDPEKMDQIVAGIVQGCKLSNTALLGGETAEHPGTMKEDEFDLAGFVVGAVEKDLMIDGNSVRPGDQILGLESSGPHSNGFSLIRKLLLKEGKHLPSDPEQVSFLKDYALKPTRIYVESILKLLQKVPVKGMVHITGGGYQENVPRVLPPGSKAKFYKDKIPSGYFFEKIKKDQKLEELELFATFNMGIGYMVIVSEENVDSAKRFLESSGESVHWIGEIVSGNKEEVQFV, from the coding sequence ATGGATCCGGTTTTTTTTTGTGTGCAGGGATTTGATCTTTTCCAAGCTATTCTAAAAAGAGCCGGGATCTTAAGAATGGAAGAGAAGATTACATACAAAAGCGCGGGTGTGGATACGGAAAAAGGAAGAGAGTTTGTTCAAAAGATCAAACGTAACGTAGAATCCACTCACGGTCCCAGGGTTCTCGGCGGGCTCGGCGGTTTTGCCGGAGCTTTCGACGTAAGCTTTCTTAAAAAATACAATCAACCCGTTCTTCTCTCCGGAACCGATGGAGTCGGGACTAAAATCGAACTCGCAAGGCTTCTCAATACGTTCAACACAGTCGGAATCGATCTCGTCGCGATGTGCGTGAACGACATTCTTGTCTGCGGCGGAGAACCTTTATTCTTCTTGGATTATATCGCCTGCGGTAAGCTGGATCCCGAAAAGATGGATCAGATCGTTGCCGGAATCGTTCAAGGTTGTAAGCTCTCGAACACAGCCCTTCTCGGAGGAGAAACCGCCGAACATCCCGGAACAATGAAAGAAGATGAATTCGATCTTGCGGGCTTTGTGGTCGGAGCGGTTGAAAAAGATCTTATGATCGACGGAAATTCCGTTCGACCGGGAGATCAGATTCTCGGGTTAGAATCGAGCGGTCCTCACAGCAACGGCTTTTCTTTGATTCGAAAGTTGCTCTTAAAGGAAGGAAAACACCTTCCTTCCGATCCAGAACAAGTAAGTTTTTTAAAAGACTACGCTCTCAAACCCACTCGAATTTACGTGGAAAGTATATTAAAACTTCTGCAAAAGGTTCCCGTAAAGGGAATGGTTCACATCACGGGAGGAGGATACCAGGAGAATGTTCCGAGAGTTCTTCCGCCAGGATCCAAGGCGAAATTTTACAAAGATAAAATTCCTTCCGGTTATTTTTTCGAAAAGATCAAGAAGGATCAAAAACTCGAAGAGTTGGAACTTTTCGCCACTTTCAATATGGGGATCGGTTATATGGTAATCGTTTCGGAGGAGAATGTGGATTCAGCAAAACGATTTTTAGAATCCTCCGGAGAATCCGTCCATTGGATCGGAGAAATCGTTTCCGGTAATAAAGAAGAAGTCCAGTTCGTCTAA